Below is a genomic region from Homo sapiens chromosome X, GRCh38.p14 Primary Assembly.
tgaaagaaaatgagaaaccaGATAAAGCAAGCCAACCAAATTAACTTCACTTTGTGCTCCTCTCTGCTTTTTTGAGTCTCTCCCGAAGGTCAGGAAGCCCTGGTATAACAATCACTTTAGTCTTTACAGAACATACATCTATGTGCTTTGTGACCAAAGACATAAAGGCAGCCTTTGTTACTGTTCCCCCTCCAAACCCCTTCAGGTTCTTATAAGCTTCAGAAAGCTTTCCAAGATTGCTGCCCTGTTCTTTGTATGAATCCAAGTAAACAACTATACCAAAGCAGCTCTTCCTGGGAGAAGATAAAACAGGCACAGATACATCACCAGGCCAACTGCGTACCTACTCAACTTGATACCTGATCACATGGCCCTACATCCTTAAAAGCAGCACCAGGGACAAATGGAGCTATCAAGAGGTAAAATCCAAACACTGGACAGTTAAAACACATACAAACCAGTTAAAAGAACATTAGTAATGGGGCACTAAATAGAGTTAAGGCTGGACAGCTGGTTCAACCATACCTTGGTATTGAAATAATTCTGCAAGATGAGGAACTTACAGAGGAACCTTGAAAGAGGCACCATGATATGACAGGGTTCACTTTCACTGCATGTCTTTAAGATATCTACTACTCAGCCCAACTGACCATAAAGCAGCTCGTGGAACTTTAATAAACAaatcctaataaaaataaataatttttagaatgttGGAGGGTATGCCTATTTCCTTCAGATCTGATCAAGACATGAGAATTATAAAACCGATACAAACTGTTCTGTGATTATCACTTGACAGTTCTAACACTGTTATACAGCTCAATTCTATGCTGCAGCCTTTAAGATACAAACTGGGGTTACATGAGATCACTCACTTGTTAGAGAAGTATCAGATAAATTTTAGAACTGTTCCAGTTAAGGAAAATAATTCTTAATTTCATAATCCTaaaactttttctaaaaatttttgcaGGGCAGGTACTTAACTCATAGCTGTTTTAGTTGattaaaaaatctgatttaaaaataagtaaggctgggcgcagtggctcacgcctataatcccagcactttgggagaatgaggcaggcaaattgcctgagcccaggagttcaagaacagcctggacaacatggcgaaaccccatctccacaaaaaattagccaggcaatgtggtgcatgcctgtagtcccagctacttggaaggctgaggtgggagaatcacctgagcccaggaagtcaaggctgcagtgagctgtgaccatgccactgcactccagcctgggtgacagagcaagaccctgtctcaaaaagtaaaaaataaaataaaataaaaataaataagtgacatACTAGTTCCTCggatcttttacttttttccaaaTGAAGTATGCTGtcaatttacatttttcatgttttttcaaAAGCACACAATTTACTAGTTAACTCAATGAATTACAATACTGTTATTGAATATAAACATACTGaagaattaaagggaaaaaaacacacCTGACACTTTAACATGTGCCTTAACAATCTTGCATACTAAGGTACAGAATACTTCAGAAAGTAACAATTAGCATAGTCTTATAAGACTAGGAGAATAAAAGTGCCCTGCAAACATGGCTTCTATGTACTTAATATGGTAAAACATGTGACAGGGAAGCCTGTAaggtaaaacttaaaaaaaaaatcaaataaggcagattataattttttttgttcgcaaaagaacaaaggagaaaaggggaagaataaaaacattctccatctttaaaagaaaaaatattaacaaccATAAGGTGCCACTGTATTTTAGCAAGCTGTAAAAATGGCCTTTTAAGAGGAATTTTGCAATCTTTACCTCCCTATCATTTGGGTATTTTGGGAACTGACCGAAAGTCATGGCTGATGCTTCACCCATTTCATGTCATGGACGCCTGGGAAGCAGGTAGTTAAATACAAAGCATATTATGTGATAACCCTTCATAAATATAATTTGAGACACTGACACTAGGAGAGGATACTTGGCACAGAAAAGACATGTTATGGGGCGGGGGACACATTACTTGAGGCAACACTTACAGCCAATCAGTTTCCTAATCTTAAGGTTTGGATGAATTCCAAtcgtttttaaaaactgtgtgtgtacacacacatattttatttcctgGTGCTAAAGGTCTTATAAACTGTACAATTACCTACATTCCAACACTAATGTGAACACTTTTCTCAATCCCCACCTCCATTAACACCATTAAGGTGTAACTAACATGTTCTTTTCAGAGCAAATATTCCAAATTAACAAGGTGGCTCATCTTCTATAGTGTTGATACAAAGTCAGCAAACTTTTAACTTAACTTGCTCAATTTTGTTTCTAATAGTACTAATAAACCTCAActttggctggacatggtggctcacgcctgtaatcccagcattttcggaggccgaggcaggcacatcacttgaggtcaggagttcaagaccagcctggccaacacggtgaagtccccatctctactaaaaatataaaaactagccaggtgtggtggcatgcgcctgtaatcccagctactcgagaggctgagacaggagaattgcttgaacccaggaggcagaggttgcagtgagccgagatcgctccattgcacttcatcctgggcaaccaagtaagactctgtctcaaaaaaacaaaacaaaacaaaacaaaacaaaaaaacctcaactTTGTCAGCTGCTCAGAgttaaaacaattcaaatgtttCAGACTagaagtgagtttttaaaaacatctgaaatattcaagaaaatttgGGTTTTGGTACTTTTCCTTATGCTCTGAACAATGTGAACTCCCAACATTGTTTATCCTTGTTCCTCTTACTGCATGAAGTTCAAACTAGGTCTTAAAGACAACTTTTCTGTACTTAAGAAAAAGTGCAAAgatagaaaatgaaatgtaagGTGTTTTGCAAGAAATGCTCCCTCGAGAATGGTGTTTGGATGTGGGTGGGGGGAAAACGATTTTTGTTCTCCATTGTAATCTGACACCTACGAATGACCTTGTCTTCAATGTCCACAACACTAGTAAGCATGTAATAATCACGGACATCGCAAGATTAAAAATTAAGTAGCAAATTCCACTAAAACACTTGTATTCATTCTATACAATCGAATGGAAATCCGTGAGTGCTACTGAAAAAGGTGTTCACATGCACATGTCCAATATGTGCATTCCACTGAAGGCTAAAAGCTTAAAATTCTATTTCCAGTGTTTATGAATAGCTTCAATATCTACATTCATAGCCAGCATTCTGCTTGAGTTACCTCTTACTTTAATACTTCACAAATGAGTAAGTACGTCTTGGGAGATTAGGAAGGTACCTGTTGTCAATAACTTTCTCTTATGCTTAGAATGTGCTGCAAttgtttttaaactatttaaaatgaaCACCCCTATAATAATGAAACACTTTATGCCAAGAAGAAAATTGATTTGTTTTTAGCCAATCAAGACTACCCTGCAGATCTGAAAACTGTAGATTACATCcttaggaaaggagaaaaggaggctCACAAATATAAAGGAATCCTGACTTTTACAcggacaaatttttaaaaagataaaatgtattaCATAAGCGCCATAAACAGTGAAATctgcttatattaaaaaaaataagtgaagctTTGTTTGGACATTATTTCCTTGCAAGAGCAGTACATATCCTTAGTAAACAACTACCATATTTACAAGTTAATTTCCTTGATACTTAGATAGGATTGAAAGCCAGAAGAAATCATGGAAGAGTGAGCTTTGAAATAATCTTTACAGCTAAGTTGGTAACAGTGAAGGTACCCAGACAATTCCTAAAGCAGACTTGTTTATTTTGTAGAGTATTTGACTACGTCTGGGTAGCTAGCTTGCTTTGATAAAGGCCAAGGACAAGTTCAATCCCTATTTTGGCCTGTTAAAGCTTTTCCCAGAAGAACAAATATCTGCTCCATAGTCATTCTAATCCTAACCCCAGctagtctcaaaaaagaaattaggcaaGAAGACTGGGGTTATCATGAAGTTACTCTTACTACTAAGAAACCAACATAAAGTGCATGTCCATAGATAGCGAGTCAGCAGTCTCATTTTCATATATGGGCAGCacaattaaaatttgaatttcaaataaccCAACATGACTTTCAACAAAGGATAAAAATCCCTTAATCTTCAACTGGTCTTTAAATTTGAGATGTTAGGACTGTGTTAGAGATAGTAATGAAATATGATCAAGTGTGCACTGGTACCTTAAATGacaaatctcaaaaacaacacaaattcgAGACTTTCCTATTAACACACACATGTGTACCAACTGCAATTCATATGCTAAAAGTGGTTTTATAGtctctttcctccattttttcatttttgaggagCAGACTTGTAAATTTAACTTGTGCTAGGTAGTagtggtttgtttttcttaaaccAAAACTCTGCCAAACTTGCTGATCTTCTGCTTCATCTACTCAGGTAGAATACCAGGTCAAGCTGCTGCTGTGGCTGCTCTCACCATATGAAACCAGTTTGTGTCTGCATTATTACTGTCTTCAGGAAAACTTtaaattcttcagttttctttactCCTCCCATATTTCACTTCCTGCCTAAATCCAAGTTAAATTATACAATTTCCACTGGTCTTCAACACGGTTTAATTCTGCACTGTCCTTTCCTTTGCATGTCACAGTAGCTGTTCACACATTAAATATTATAGATATGTTCTGCTCTTGACATCTACACACTTACAAAAGCAGCTTTGTACTTTGTTTGGTGTGTTTGTTACTATGTTGGCTCACAAAAAGCAGTTTTCTCAGTTCTAAGCATGGTACTTTACAATTTTTAATGCATTCATACAACAGTGCATTGGAAAAGTACTGAGCCTCTACAAAatagctttacatttttaaacaaatgaatgtgattttttttcacttacacAAGCATAGGCTTTTTAATATTTCCACAAGATAAATATCTCAATTAAACTATAAGCTCACTCTACAGTGTGCCACAGTGATGGGCTTAGGAGACAGTTATACACTTAGAAGATCCTAACCTTAGTGTTATTTACACTGACATGTCCAGTATCACCAAGTCTGAAAGGTGAACAAACAATACTCAGAATGTGGCTGAATTTGTGTTAACTAATAACTGGGAATGATATAGCTTTAATCACTTATGAAACACATACTGTAACTTAGTCTAAACTGGTAATTTCCTTTGCTCCTCTCTTATGGTGTGGGAAAATTTAAAGATCAACATGAAAAAGGAGCCATTGCTAAGGCAGATCTTTTAAGATAacaaaggaaaaattgacaagtgtATATGATAAATTATCAGTAACAGTGATGCTACCAATTTAACTGGTACGGAAATCAGATTTTTAGGTCCTATAAcgtggcttttaaaatatttccttttattctggAACAAAAACTGGAGAAAGGACAATGATTCCTTCAGAAAGCAATGACTCAATTCAGGTTGTTACTTTACATTTAAGTACCACTCAAAAAGTGGACATAAAAGCAAGTGATTCCTGTTTGCCCATCACTATATCAGCTACATAGCTGAGAGTTCAGATCTTAATTACACAACACTTTCTCTGTTACCAGAAGCTAAGACTGCTCTGCGACAAATAGGACAGGTAGAATTCTCAGATAACCAGCGATCGATGCAGTGGACATGGTACTCATGGGAACAAGGTAGTTTACGAAGTTTGTTGCCTTCTGTATATTCTGTAATGCAAACACTACAGGTTTTTAATGCATCATTTTCACCAAAACTTCTCATTGCCAAGTTGTCAATCTGTTCTTTGGTGAGTCCTCTAGGTTggtcatcatcatcctcatttaAGAGGAAAAACTGAGCCAGGCTAAGGAAGGGCAAAGAGCCACTTTCATCAAATGTGACTGGGGCCCTATGTCGACCCTCTCGCCTGGCACCTGATGAGCCTGATGATGAGCTTCCTTCATTACTGCCTTCAAATAAATCTGAGCTAGTTTCTGAACTTTCACCACCGGAACTGGAACTAGGACTGGAACTGGAACTTGAACTGGAACTGGAACTCGAACTGGAACTGGAACTCGAACTGGAACCAGAACTACTACCACCACCAGAACCTCCTCTTCCACTCCGTGACTCTGCCCTTTCCATATTTCGATTTGAGACTGAGCCAGTAGGCTCTGAGTCGCTATCACTGTACATAAAATAGCTTAACTCACCAAAACCTGTCATTATCTGCCTTAACATGGTCTGAATTGCAACAGATGTAGTCTCACTTAAACCAGTATTTAAGATTCTACGAATGGGAATTCTGATGGTACTGACATAGGTTCTCACACCTGCCCGCTCAGAACGTGAAAATGTACGCCTAAAACCTCCTCGTTCACTTTCATAGGTGACAGTGTTGTTTGGTGTCTGAGACCTAGACCGAGTTCTGCTGGCTATGCTATCTCTCTGCCGATATTCTCCAGGACGAACTCTTCTTACTTGAAGATCAAGGACTATGGTTGGAGGTCTCTGTCCTGATCCTGTAGATTCACCACTGGCAGCTGTGTCTGAAGAACCTGCTCCTTGAGAAGCATTTCTTGTTCCAGAAGCTGCAAAAAGACCTCTACTTAGCAACTCAGGCCCAGATATTTGCTGCCTCAATGTCACATGGTGCCGGGTTCTAGAACTTCCCTCCGTCTCATTTACCAAAGGATGTTCAAAAGTCTGAGATGAGATACTATGATGAGATCTTCGTGGAATTTCACTCATTGGATGCAGAGGTGACCTACTTCTTTCAGCTCTTGCTCTGGTTCTCCGATGGTCTGGGCTCCTGCTTCTTGCCCTCCTCTGACCTCTGGTAGGTGGGACCTCTGTTAACGCTTCAGTTGAATTTCGTTCTGATCTAGATGGCCTTGCAGATGTTGATTCAGATCGTGGGTTTTCCACTTGCCTTTGGCTgttgttttccacattttctccACTAGAACGTCTTGCAGATGGCTCATTTTCATTCTCTGAATTTTGGCTCCCATTATTACGGTTAACATTTATCTCTAAACTGAATCTGAAATCACCACTGTTTGGATTAGTCCGACTCACTGCTCTCCAAGATTGGTTTCCTCTTTGCCCACTTCTTGTTGTATTTCCAGTTTGTCTGACAGAGTTAAGCCAGTCTATTATAGAGTCACCATTAGACACATCATCTGAAGAGTCTCCTCCTGTTCAAAAcaaaggagggggagagggagaaaaaggaactaCTAAAATGAGGACAATCATATAAGTGCTCTGAAACTCTgcattaaataacttaaaaattcgGAACACATTTCATAATTACAGATTTTTACAAACTATACTGCATAAATTTATAAGGTAAGAAAATTCTAATTCCATTTGAAAAGAGCAAGCTACACTAGAGAAATTTAgagaattatttgatttttaaagggaATCTGGAGGAAgtctattttcagtattttatcatATACAGAGCCAAGCATACCACTGTGGGATGGTCAGAAGACGTTTTTTCAGTCCTCTGCCAAAATACTAATGTAATCAAACTAGGTAAGGAAACAGTGTTTAACGAACAGTCACATTTAGTTCAAGCTACATTTCTGTCAAATTTTTATTAGTCTACATACTGTGCCTTTGATAACATTTGaggttgttttaaaatacaggaCTATTTATTGTAGccataagaaaaatacaaacaagatTTATAGGTTTAAAAGCATTTGAATATTTCTTAATGTTACCAAGGTTTTCAATGGACATGAAGTTAAAGATCAGATCAAATAAGTAGTCTGAACCTTGCATAGCACATATAATGGCATGTTCAAGAACCAAATTATTATCGTAGCCTCTCAGGTTGCACAATCAAAATCCCTACTTGACACTGGGAGGGAAACACCAGACCTGAGGTTAGAGCAGGATTTCTCAACAGTGGTACTACTGACATTTTAAGCCAGTTAATTCTGTGTCATGGGGGCTGTGTTGTGCATTATGGCATGTCAGGATGTTTGGCAGCATTCCTGCCCTCTACACAAATGTCTCCAGACGTTGCTAATGTCCCACATGGGGCAAAATTATATCTCATTAGGAACCACTGGGTTTAGACATTTCTTTTTGCTGGTGAAGAAGTCACATGTTTATAAAGAAGGAATTAAGTAGGAATAAATTTCAATGGaggtgaaaaacaaacaaacaaacaaaatcacattTAAATGGGCCATTTCTCACTGTGTTCCAATTAACATAAACATCTCAAAGGTgaggtagaaaaaaaatgctgacatTCTAAGTATCAAGaaaatgtcagttttctttttatgagcAGTTACTTAGCACCAAATTAATTTGTGCCAAATCTGGATAATCTTTGGCTGACATTTACTATTACAAAGTTCCTATCATCCCATCGTCTATCCACCtccccaccaaaaccaaaacataCCTCTATTTTCATCTGAGTTTTGCGGTGGTGGGCCTTCTTTAATTTGCTGTAGTCGTCTCAGCAACTCTTCCTCAGTACTTTCACCTGAAATTTAACACCACAGGGCAAAGATGACATTAGGGGTATGACAATCAAATACTTTATCAGTGACTCACAGTAATCTGACACAAgatgattagaaaaaaaatcatatttttaaaagagaaaactttttcaaaccaaaaagaaaaaccaaggagTAGGTAGGTCCTGGGAAAAATTCACTTCTTTGGAAACATATTAAAAGCAATTTACAAAGTTCTTTTGCATATAACATCTAactttggctcacgcctgtactcccagcactttgggaggccgaggcgggtggatcaccggaggtcaggagttcgagaccagcctggccaacatgatgaaaccccatctctactaaaaatacaaaaattagccagacatggtggcaggtgcctgtaatcccagctgcttaggagactgaggcaggagaatcgcttgagcccaggaggcagaggttgcagtgagcagagactgcaccactgcactccagcctgggcgaaagtgcaagactctgcttaaaaaaaaaaaaaaaaaaaaaaaggcaaaggcaaTTCTAAGCTGGGCGCACAGTGGTACCACATCTGTAGTGCCAGCTCGTTGGGAGACTCAGGCGGAAGAATCccttgagtccagcctgggcaacatgagaccctgtctcaaaaataaataagtaagtaatttttaagaattgCAGCTTTGAGAGGAGGATATTgttatctgcattttaaaattaagaaacagaCTGAGCGACAGACTGGCTTGCCAGGAGCCACACCAAACAGCAGGGCCAGAACTCCACCTAAAGCATTCTGATTCAAGCCTGGTATTGTTGGCTAAAAACACACTCCCTCTCTTAAAAGTCATGCTAAAACCTTACCTTTTAAAATCTAAGCAATTACTCAAAGGTAAGTAGAATTAAACAGAAATGAAGAGGAAGACAGATACTGACTTTTAACTAGGATCAAATGGGACTTAGTGGGGTAAAAGATAATTAAGCACAAACTTCTAATTGCTATGTTACCCAAGGCTAGCTCTGGAGGATTACAACTGGGACATATTCAGAAAATCAGAGATAACAGAATAAGTCTTTCCTAAAAACTAAGTTCCCATTAGCTATTCCACACTCGGATTCTTATCTAGTAAGTTAGATAAagctaactaagaaaaaaaagatttagctCCATTCTTTTCAATTCAGTTCGCTAAAAATTCATAATTCATAAGTTAAAAAT
It encodes:
- the RLIM gene encoding E3 ubiquitin-protein ligase RLIM, with amino-acid sequence MENSDSNDKGSGDQSAAQRRSQMDRLDREEAFYQFVNNLSEEDYRLMRDNNLLGTPGESTEEELLRRLQQIKEGPPPQNSDENRGGDSSDDVSNGDSIIDWLNSVRQTGNTTRSGQRGNQSWRAVSRTNPNSGDFRFSLEINVNRNNGSQNSENENEPSARRSSGENVENNSQRQVENPRSESTSARPSRSERNSTEALTEVPPTRGQRRARSRSPDHRRTRARAERSRSPLHPMSEIPRRSHHSISSQTFEHPLVNETEGSSRTRHHVTLRQQISGPELLSRGLFAASGTRNASQGAGSSDTAASGESTGSGQRPPTIVLDLQVRRVRPGEYRQRDSIASRTRSRSQTPNNTVTYESERGGFRRTFSRSERAGVRTYVSTIRIPIRRILNTGLSETTSVAIQTMLRQIMTGFGELSYFMYSDSDSEPTGSVSNRNMERAESRSGRGGSGGGSSSGSSSSSSSSSSSSSSSSSSSSPSSSSGGESSETSSDLFEGSNEGSSSSGSSGARREGRHRAPVTFDESGSLPFLSLAQFFLLNEDDDDQPRGLTKEQIDNLAMRSFGENDALKTCSVCITEYTEGNKLRKLPCSHEYHVHCIDRWLSENSTCPICRRAVLASGNRESVV